A single genomic interval of Halococcus saccharolyticus DSM 5350 harbors:
- a CDS encoding ABC transporter ATP-binding protein: MSERLDHDGVDVDERQAREPDEPLVSVDGLEKHYYENDSLLDRLLGRDPTAVRAVDGVEFGVERGETLGLVGESGCGKSTTGETLLGLREATAGTVRFDGEAVGELSGDEETAFRQRAGIVFQDPFSSLDPRQTVGEIVREPLDVHGIDTREERDERVADLLERVGLSAAQRERYPHEFSGGQRQRVGIARALALDPEFVVLDEPVSALDVSVQAQILNLLGDLQDEFDLTYLFIAHDLSVVRHISDRVAVMYLGEIVEIGPVDDIFERPSHPYTEALLESVPRANTEERDRDVEALAGDVPSPRDPPAGCRFHTRCPHAREACREDDPGRFDAGPDHETACFRAVDDHPYWQSTPLDPPEERAQATESDLEERDERAADEPSA; encoded by the coding sequence ATGAGCGAACGACTCGATCACGACGGGGTCGACGTGGACGAACGGCAGGCTAGAGAGCCGGACGAACCGCTGGTGAGCGTCGATGGCCTCGAAAAGCACTACTACGAGAACGACTCGCTGCTCGACCGGCTGCTGGGACGGGACCCGACGGCCGTCAGGGCGGTCGACGGCGTGGAGTTCGGGGTCGAGCGCGGCGAGACACTCGGACTGGTCGGCGAGTCGGGCTGTGGGAAGTCGACCACCGGCGAGACCCTGCTCGGGCTCCGCGAAGCGACCGCCGGGACCGTGCGCTTCGACGGTGAGGCGGTCGGTGAGCTGTCCGGTGACGAGGAGACGGCGTTCCGTCAGCGTGCGGGGATCGTCTTCCAGGACCCGTTTTCGAGCCTCGATCCCCGCCAGACCGTCGGTGAGATCGTGCGCGAACCGCTCGACGTCCACGGGATCGACACGCGCGAAGAACGCGACGAGCGCGTCGCCGACCTCCTCGAACGGGTCGGCCTCTCGGCGGCCCAGCGCGAGCGCTACCCCCACGAGTTCTCGGGCGGCCAGCGCCAGCGCGTCGGGATCGCCCGCGCACTCGCGCTCGATCCCGAGTTCGTGGTGCTCGACGAACCCGTGAGCGCGCTCGATGTCTCGGTCCAGGCCCAGATCCTGAATCTGCTGGGGGATCTCCAAGACGAGTTCGACCTGACCTACCTGTTCATCGCCCACGACCTCTCGGTGGTACGGCACATCTCGGACCGCGTCGCGGTGATGTATCTCGGCGAGATCGTGGAGATCGGCCCCGTCGACGACATTTTCGAGCGCCCGAGCCATCCCTACACCGAGGCGCTGCTCGAAAGCGTCCCGCGGGCGAACACCGAAGAGCGCGACCGCGACGTCGAGGCACTCGCCGGCGACGTGCCCTCGCCGCGCGATCCTCCCGCCGGCTGTCGGTTCCACACCCGGTGTCCTCACGCCCGTGAGGCGTGCCGTGAGGACGATCCGGGACGGTTCGACGCCGGACCGGACCACGAGACGGCGTGTTTTCGGGCGGTCGACGATCATCCCTACTGGCAGAGCACGCCACTCGATCCTCCCGAGGAACGAGCACAGGCCACGGAATCCGATCTGGAGGAGCGAGACGAACGGGCGGCGGACGAACCGAGTGCGTAA
- a CDS encoding ABC transporter ATP-binding protein, translated as MAGGESSEPLLDVRDLTTRFFTEEGQVNAVESVDLTVHDGEVFGVVGESGSGKSVTALSLIDLVESPGEIVAGEVWYRDADLASEMAASHPDAVDGDAVDLRRVPPEVRRSLRGSSVSMIFQDPMSSFNPSITVGEQIAEAVEVQRRASTNPRSTRSRTQGFGLGSMLASTVIPTRDYVGEESHERAIELLGQVGIPDPEARAGEYPHQYSGGMLQRAMVAQALAGEPDLLIADEPTTALDVTIEAQILNLLADLQDELDMAIVLITHDLGVIARTCDRLGVMYAGEIVEHGSLEDVFDSPVHPYTQGLLGSIPDLDDPAPRLDPIEGNVPSLVAAEMDDRCYFADRCPKAMEECLDKPPAFAVDGAGVAEEADGTGADAAGSATGSDGVPGDATSHTAKCYLADHEFDEARALPEGYFDESDGGSDT; from the coding sequence ATGGCTGGCGGAGAGAGTTCCGAGCCCCTGCTCGACGTTCGCGACCTCACGACTCGTTTCTTCACCGAGGAAGGGCAGGTCAACGCGGTCGAGTCGGTCGATTTGACCGTCCACGACGGCGAGGTGTTCGGTGTCGTCGGCGAGTCCGGCTCCGGGAAGTCGGTCACGGCGTTGTCGCTCATCGATCTCGTCGAGTCACCCGGCGAGATCGTCGCAGGAGAGGTGTGGTATCGCGACGCCGACCTCGCCAGCGAGATGGCAGCGTCGCATCCCGACGCCGTCGACGGTGATGCGGTCGATCTCCGGCGCGTGCCCCCCGAAGTCCGGCGCTCGCTTCGAGGCTCCTCGGTGAGCATGATCTTTCAGGATCCGATGAGCAGCTTCAACCCCTCGATCACCGTGGGCGAGCAGATCGCCGAAGCAGTAGAAGTGCAGCGCCGCGCGAGCACGAACCCGCGCTCGACCCGCTCGCGCACCCAGGGCTTTGGACTCGGGTCGATGCTGGCGAGCACGGTCATTCCGACGCGGGATTACGTCGGCGAGGAGAGCCACGAGCGCGCGATCGAGCTGCTCGGACAGGTGGGAATCCCCGACCCCGAAGCGCGCGCCGGGGAGTACCCACACCAGTACTCGGGCGGAATGCTCCAGCGCGCGATGGTCGCGCAGGCGCTCGCGGGCGAACCCGATCTCCTGATCGCCGACGAGCCAACCACCGCGCTCGACGTTACCATCGAGGCCCAGATTCTCAATCTGCTGGCCGACCTCCAGGACGAACTCGACATGGCGATCGTGCTGATCACCCACGACCTCGGGGTGATCGCCAGAACGTGCGATCGGCTCGGGGTGATGTACGCCGGCGAGATCGTCGAGCACGGCAGTCTTGAAGACGTGTTCGATAGCCCTGTGCATCCCTACACGCAGGGACTCTTGGGGTCGATCCCGGACCTCGACGATCCCGCTCCACGCCTCGATCCGATCGAGGGCAACGTCCCGAGCCTGGTCGCCGCAGAGATGGACGATCGGTGTTACTTCGCCGATCGGTGTCCGAAGGCGATGGAGGAGTGTCTCGACAAGCCGCCCGCGTTTGCGGTCGACGGTGCGGGCGTCGCTGAGGAGGCGGACGGGACGGGAGCGGATGCGGCAGGGTCGGCTACAGGGAGCGACGGCGTGCCAGGCGACGCGACCTCCCACACCGCGAAGTGCTATCTCGCCGATCACGAGTTCGACGAGGCGCGCGCGCTGCCGGAGGGGTACTTCGACGAATCCGACGGAGGAAGTGACACATGA
- a CDS encoding DMT family transporter produces MVRYRNLLAFLVLAGLWGTAFMAIKAGLAYFPPVLFAAFRYDVAGLLMLGYAVYATDRWRPRGRNEWALVGVGAVFLIAAYHAFLFVGEQGTTSAAAAVVVSLSPVLTSAFARVFLPNERLTTAGTAGILLGLVGVAVLTSPDPSNLLNGDLLAEGLVFAAAVAFALGSVLTRRIPADLPIETMEAWSMVGGALLLHGVSVVLGESIAGVAVTPSALAALAYLSIGASAVGFLIYFDLLDRLGPIEINLVSYVAPVFAAISGALVLGESIDAATVAGFVLIFTGFVLLKRRTIAAEWPRLRAALSGE; encoded by the coding sequence GTGGTGCGCTACCGCAACCTCCTCGCCTTTCTCGTCCTCGCCGGCCTGTGGGGGACCGCGTTTATGGCGATCAAGGCGGGTCTCGCATACTTTCCGCCCGTCCTTTTCGCGGCGTTTCGGTACGACGTCGCCGGCCTCTTGATGCTCGGCTACGCGGTCTACGCGACCGATCGGTGGCGGCCACGGGGCCGAAACGAGTGGGCGCTCGTCGGAGTCGGCGCGGTCTTTCTGATCGCCGCGTACCACGCCTTCCTGTTCGTCGGCGAGCAGGGGACCACCAGCGCGGCCGCGGCGGTCGTCGTGAGCCTCTCGCCCGTGCTGACGAGTGCGTTCGCGCGGGTGTTCCTCCCCAATGAACGCCTCACCACCGCTGGAACCGCCGGTATCCTGCTCGGACTCGTCGGCGTAGCGGTGTTGACCAGTCCGGACCCGTCGAACCTCCTCAATGGTGATCTGCTCGCGGAAGGACTCGTCTTCGCTGCGGCGGTCGCGTTCGCGCTCGGGAGCGTCCTGACCCGTCGGATCCCCGCCGATCTTCCGATCGAAACGATGGAAGCGTGGTCGATGGTCGGCGGCGCACTCCTGTTACACGGTGTGAGCGTCGTCCTCGGCGAGTCGATCGCGGGGGTCGCAGTGACGCCGAGTGCGCTCGCCGCGCTCGCGTACCTCTCGATCGGGGCGAGCGCGGTCGGCTTCCTGATCTACTTCGATCTGCTCGATCGACTCGGTCCGATCGAGATCAACCTCGTCTCGTACGTCGCGCCGGTGTTCGCCGCGATCTCGGGCGCACTCGTTCTCGGCGAATCGATCGATGCGGCGACGGTCGCCGGATTCGTGTTGATCTTCACGGGATTCGTGTTGCTCAAGCGCCGGACCATCGCCGCGGAGTGGCCCCGACTTCGGGCGGCGCTCTCGGGCGAGTGA